One Syntrophobacterales bacterium genomic window carries:
- a CDS encoding ROK family protein: MRIGVDIGGTKIAGGLIDKGGRIVAKRKVPTDPQSGYVRIVEKIVGLIDGIIGAAGAARGQIERVGIACAGQIEKHSQMIVVSPNLGFHDAPLKDDIERATGVATSIENDANAAVYGEWKFGLGGKPSNVLGVFMGTGIGGGFIMDGKLYRGFLNVGGEIGHMTLNPHGYPCRCGSAGCFEAFCGGYHIVERVKRLMRQGYRGKIWQIIRGDMAALNAGHVEEAYLEGDELCGRIWEEVVEYMGVGLASLVNMLNPEIVILGGGVVFGTRHIVDQAREVILKRAMAGSVAGLQLRKASLGEDAAILGAAFVGA; this comes from the coding sequence ATGAGAATAGGCGTAGATATTGGCGGGACAAAAATAGCAGGCGGCTTGATTGATAAAGGCGGCAGAATTGTGGCCAAACGGAAGGTTCCCACTGACCCGCAGTCCGGTTACGTGAGGATCGTGGAGAAGATCGTCGGTCTCATAGATGGTATAATAGGAGCGGCCGGGGCAGCCAGAGGTCAGATTGAACGGGTAGGCATCGCGTGCGCCGGCCAGATCGAGAAGCATTCTCAAATGATTGTGGTATCACCTAACCTTGGTTTCCATGATGCACCTTTGAAGGATGACATCGAACGGGCGACCGGAGTGGCGACATCTATTGAAAATGATGCGAATGCTGCCGTCTATGGTGAATGGAAATTTGGCCTTGGAGGTAAGCCTTCTAATGTTCTCGGCGTATTTATGGGGACAGGGATAGGAGGGGGATTTATCATGGACGGGAAACTGTACAGAGGTTTCTTAAACGTAGGTGGCGAGATCGGGCACATGACGCTTAACCCTCATGGGTATCCGTGTCGGTGCGGAAGTGCCGGATGCTTTGAAGCGTTCTGCGGAGGATACCATATCGTCGAGCGGGTGAAGAGACTGATGCGGCAAGGGTATAGAGGCAAGATATGGCAGATAATAAGGGGCGATATGGCAGCCCTTAATGCCGGCCATGTAGAGGAAGCGTATCTGGAAGGCGACGAGCTGTGCGGCAGGATATGGGAGGAAGTCGTAGAATATATGGGTGTGGGCCTGGCGAGCCTCGTGAATATGCTGAACCCAGAAATTGTCATATTGGGCGGAGGCGTGGTTTTTGGGACCAGACACATTGTCGATCAGGCAAGAGAAGTAATACTGAAACGGGCCATGGCCGGGTCCGTGGCAGGCTTGCAACTGAGAAAGGCGAGCCTAGGTGAAGATGCCGCCATCCTCGGGGCCGCATTTGTCGGGGCTTGA
- a CDS encoding Rne/Rng family ribonuclease, with protein sequence MASELIINVTFSETRIAFLENGAFVEFFIEKKNDSSMVGSIYKGRVARIVPGMDAAFVDIGLEKSAFLYVGDIILDRMMYEEFENSGVPMAENPERIEGVLEEGQELIVQVSREPIGQKGTRVTSKITLPGRLVVLMPSTEHVGVSRRIEQEDERKRLATILKEICPKGFGIIARTASEFKTKEEMESDLNFLRRVWESIQEKAEHLRAPSILHQDLGIIFRVIRDLHSHNLRKIVVDDPYIYERIQVFLQELLPDQACELSYFGEKDPIFEMYRIEIEIAKLLQKKIWLKSGGYIVLDYTEALTVIDVNTGRYLGKKDLEDTILRTNLEAVKEIAYQIRLRNIGGIIIIDFIDMERKESRETVFQSLTEALKKDRIKTFAYPISEIGLVQLTRKRTRHNIVTLLSEVCPNCEGSGYVKSRYTVCYEVLRELRSACRKEEGKVYNVYLSPEVVSLLYEEEKCSLENLEDTYKTKINIIANPEFGMDKYQVEAVRGI encoded by the coding sequence ATGGCATCGGAACTGATAATTAACGTAACGTTCAGCGAGACAAGAATAGCGTTTCTTGAGAACGGGGCTTTTGTAGAATTTTTTATAGAGAAGAAGAATGATAGTAGCATGGTGGGGAGCATCTACAAAGGCAGGGTCGCCAGGATAGTTCCTGGCATGGACGCAGCGTTTGTAGATATAGGACTCGAAAAATCCGCGTTCCTTTATGTGGGAGACATAATACTCGACAGGATGATGTATGAGGAATTCGAAAATTCAGGCGTACCCATGGCGGAGAATCCGGAGCGGATTGAGGGTGTACTTGAGGAAGGCCAGGAACTGATCGTTCAGGTTTCAAGAGAGCCGATAGGGCAGAAAGGGACTAGGGTTACCTCAAAGATAACGCTTCCAGGAAGGCTTGTCGTCCTTATGCCGTCCACCGAGCATGTGGGGGTGTCCAGGAGAATTGAGCAGGAGGACGAAAGAAAGAGGCTGGCCACGATTCTTAAAGAGATATGCCCCAAAGGTTTTGGCATTATCGCAAGGACGGCCTCCGAATTTAAAACCAAGGAGGAGATGGAGAGTGACCTCAATTTTCTGAGACGAGTATGGGAGAGCATACAGGAGAAAGCAGAACATTTGAGGGCGCCATCCATCCTTCACCAGGACCTGGGTATCATATTTCGTGTTATCAGGGATCTCCACTCTCACAATCTGAGAAAGATTGTCGTAGATGACCCTTACATATACGAGCGGATACAAGTATTTCTCCAGGAGCTTCTCCCCGATCAGGCGTGTGAACTCAGTTATTTCGGAGAGAAAGACCCCATTTTCGAAATGTACAGGATCGAGATTGAGATTGCGAAACTCCTGCAAAAGAAGATATGGCTCAAGTCAGGCGGGTATATTGTTCTTGATTACACGGAAGCTCTTACCGTCATCGACGTGAATACTGGCCGGTATCTCGGGAAAAAAGATCTTGAAGATACGATTCTCCGAACCAATCTTGAAGCAGTGAAAGAAATTGCCTACCAGATAAGATTGCGAAACATCGGTGGTATCATAATTATAGATTTCATCGATATGGAAAGGAAGGAATCGAGAGAGACGGTGTTCCAATCCCTGACAGAGGCGTTGAAGAAGGACAGGATCAAGACTTTCGCGTATCCTATAAGTGAAATTGGTCTTGTGCAACTTACGCGGAAACGGACCCGTCACAATATTGTGACCCTGCTATCGGAGGTCTGTCCCAATTGCGAGGGTTCAGGATACGTCAAGTCGCGGTATACGGTCTGTTACGAAGTGTTGAGGGAGTTGAGGAGTGCGTGCCGGAAAGAAGAGGGCAAAGTTTATAATGTATATTTGTCGCCTGAAGTGGTAAGCCTCCTTTATGAGGAAGAGAAGTGCTCTTTAGAGAATCTTGAAGATACATACAAGACCAAGATCAACATTATCGCGAATCCGGAATTCGGTATGGACAAATACCAGGTCGAAGCCGTTCGCGGTATTTAG
- the pth gene encoding aminoacyl-tRNA hydrolase, with product MKRKWWGRLRRRLKRRSKALLFLLCGLGNKGSEYAHTRHNLGYLAIDRFSEKYHISVNKKLCGCIVGMNNDVILAKPDTYMNLSGGPVSRLIREKGISLGDMLLIQDDLDMEFGKLKIKWNGRDAGHKGVRSVADALQSPLFFRMKIGIGRDPTMLPEEYVLSRFRKSELDDLTDALDRAAEAAHTFIFEGKEKAMSIYNKWHSDL from the coding sequence TTGAAGAGAAAGTGGTGGGGGCGCCTGAGGCGGAGACTGAAGAGAAGGAGTAAGGCCTTATTGTTTCTCCTATGTGGACTCGGGAACAAGGGAAGCGAGTATGCGCACACGAGGCATAACCTCGGTTATCTTGCAATCGACAGATTTTCTGAGAAATACCATATCTCCGTGAACAAGAAACTGTGCGGTTGCATAGTGGGTATGAATAACGACGTAATCCTTGCCAAGCCGGATACCTACATGAACCTTTCAGGCGGTCCTGTCTCCCGGTTGATCAGAGAGAAAGGGATTTCCCTTGGAGACATGCTCTTGATTCAGGACGATCTTGACATGGAATTCGGAAAATTGAAAATCAAATGGAATGGCAGGGATGCAGGCCACAAAGGGGTCAGATCGGTGGCCGATGCCCTCCAGTCCCCACTCTTCTTCAGGATGAAGATCGGAATTGGCAGGGACCCTACCATGCTCCCGGAAGAATATGTTCTCTCCCGTTTCCGGAAGTCGGAGCTTGATGACCTTACCGACGCTCTTGATAGGGCCGCTGAAGCGGCTCATACGTTTATCTTTGAGGGCAAGGAAAAGGCCATGAGTATCTACAATAAGTGGCATTCCGATCTGTAG
- a CDS encoding DUF72 domain-containing protein, with amino-acid sequence MGEIYIGTSGFSFNDWIGEVYPPWIRKQEMLTHYERAFGFKALEVNFTYYALPSKRTMESFVRRTSPDFVYAVKAYKYLTHERGVDFDTMIKAFKDGVSPLGGSMKALLFQFPYSFVPGNESFDYLKLISDEFAGMGSVVEFRNKKWFDERYMEILSRLSLGYCVVDEPKIKGLLPFFPDVTADVGYFRFHGRNKAWFNSPMEVRYDYLYTGEELEEFVEPVRKVSESAVLTFAFFNNCHAGKAVKNAQTFIKMLKRGSNHIEVT; translated from the coding sequence ATGGGTGAGATATATATAGGAACAAGCGGTTTTTCCTTCAATGACTGGATTGGAGAGGTTTACCCGCCTTGGATCAGAAAGCAGGAGATGCTTACTCATTACGAGCGGGCGTTCGGTTTCAAAGCCCTGGAAGTCAATTTTACATACTATGCGTTGCCCTCCAAAAGGACAATGGAATCTTTTGTACGTAGAACCTCGCCTGATTTTGTGTATGCAGTGAAGGCGTATAAGTATTTGACCCACGAAAGAGGAGTCGACTTTGATACCATGATCAAAGCGTTCAAAGACGGGGTCAGTCCGTTGGGCGGCAGCATGAAGGCTCTGTTGTTTCAGTTCCCTTACTCCTTTGTGCCGGGCAACGAGAGTTTTGACTACCTGAAATTGATCAGCGATGAATTTGCAGGCATGGGGAGTGTGGTGGAGTTCAGAAACAAAAAATGGTTTGACGAGCGGTATATGGAAATTCTGAGCCGGTTATCTCTGGGGTATTGCGTTGTGGACGAGCCGAAGATTAAGGGGCTCCTTCCTTTTTTTCCGGATGTCACCGCTGACGTGGGATATTTCCGGTTTCACGGCAGGAACAAAGCCTGGTTCAACTCGCCGATGGAGGTGAGATACGATTACCTGTACACCGGGGAAGAACTGGAGGAGTTTGTCGAACCGGTAAGGAAAGTATCGGAGAGTGCGGTTCTGACTTTCGCATTTTTCAATAACTGCCATGCAGGTAAGGCGGTGAAGAATGCGCAGACCTTCATTAAAATGCTGAAACGAGGCTCAAACCATATAGAGGTGACATAA
- a CDS encoding TIGR03936 family radical SAM-associated protein has protein sequence MNIPQHITKPARYTGIEPNVRLKDPDRVRVRFALCYPDIYEVGMSYYGLFLLYELMNSREDVWCERCFAPWIDMDAYLRQNGIPLMTLESHTPLGAMDAVGFSLSYELNITNVLNMLALAHIPLCSSERTCGPIVIGGGPLMLNPKPFEQFFDIVVIGEADEALVSILQVLGDLKGLAREEIIRQLGSLEGVYSPLFPKDSVRRLFVGDLDKSIHPVRPPIPIVGSIHNRLNVEVSRGCGNGCRFCLAGFGYRPYRERSFGNVTGIIDRAIRETGYEEISLLSLSSGDYSALFQTISYIKERHRGVSIALPSLRIGSIGEEEIRVIGDIARTGFTFALESASLEMRCRLNKNIDFNSLITVLPILKKYGWRKLKLYFMVGFPWEKEEDILNIRELTEPFAKEGISINLAVSPFIPKPHTPYQWLPMESEGLLAEKMAMVKKSLRKKNVTVKFRDIKMSTVEALIARGDEYLFPLFKYLAGKGTKLEAWREFFRPELYDEWFRNEGMEKGRYLGRRPLGEQLPWSFIEMGVKEEFLLREAEKADVARTTQDCYEECAMCGMGCGEFRSMRNKEAHDVIIPSFETEAQDQVYRLERGEPISYRFTFRYGKYGDARYIGHLDTMGILLRAFRSAGIHIKMHRKYHPMPKISMSEALPMGMESMCELIELESDGVIFPSETLIRGINGRLPRGIRILEWGSGRLQNMARECIYLLISDKPVDMEESQWKVRGARYFYLSKERKGIRDLWKNGVFARIIKMEAKRINGIGTDN, from the coding sequence ATGAATATACCGCAGCATATAACAAAACCCGCCCGGTATACGGGCATAGAGCCTAATGTCAGACTCAAAGACCCGGACCGGGTGAGAGTGAGGTTCGCCCTTTGTTATCCTGATATCTACGAGGTGGGGATGTCCTATTATGGTCTCTTTCTCCTCTATGAACTTATGAATTCCCGCGAGGATGTATGGTGTGAGCGGTGTTTTGCACCATGGATCGATATGGATGCCTATTTGAGACAGAACGGCATCCCTCTTATGACCTTGGAGTCACATACGCCGCTCGGGGCTATGGATGCAGTGGGGTTTTCCCTGTCTTATGAATTGAATATTACCAACGTGCTCAACATGCTGGCTCTGGCCCATATCCCTCTATGTTCCTCAGAAAGGACCTGCGGACCCATAGTGATCGGTGGCGGACCTCTTATGCTCAACCCCAAACCCTTCGAACAATTTTTCGACATAGTTGTGATCGGGGAGGCTGACGAAGCGCTCGTGAGCATCCTTCAAGTCCTTGGAGATTTAAAGGGACTGGCCAGAGAAGAGATTATCAGGCAACTGGGTTCTCTGGAGGGTGTATATTCTCCTCTCTTTCCGAAAGATAGTGTAAGACGACTTTTCGTGGGAGATCTTGACAAGTCTATCCATCCGGTGCGACCGCCTATCCCCATAGTGGGAAGTATTCATAATAGACTGAATGTAGAGGTGTCGAGAGGATGCGGCAACGGATGCAGATTTTGTCTTGCAGGATTCGGCTACAGACCCTATCGGGAACGGTCTTTTGGGAACGTGACGGGAATCATAGACAGGGCGATACGCGAGACAGGTTACGAGGAAATTTCGCTCCTTTCCCTGAGCTCAGGCGATTACAGCGCCCTCTTTCAGACTATCTCATACATCAAGGAGAGACACCGAGGTGTGTCGATAGCGCTGCCCTCACTCAGAATAGGGAGCATCGGGGAAGAGGAGATAAGGGTAATTGGAGATATAGCCCGGACAGGTTTCACCTTTGCTCTCGAGTCTGCGTCGCTGGAGATGAGATGCAGGCTCAATAAGAATATTGATTTTAACTCCCTCATAACGGTTCTTCCAATCTTAAAGAAATACGGTTGGAGAAAACTGAAGCTGTATTTTATGGTAGGTTTTCCGTGGGAGAAGGAGGAAGACATTTTAAATATACGGGAGTTGACGGAGCCTTTCGCAAAGGAAGGTATAAGTATTAACCTCGCGGTCTCTCCCTTTATTCCGAAGCCCCACACGCCTTATCAATGGCTTCCCATGGAAAGCGAAGGTTTGCTGGCCGAAAAGATGGCGATGGTGAAGAAATCATTGAGGAAAAAGAATGTGACCGTCAAATTCAGAGATATAAAGATGAGTACCGTGGAGGCGCTTATTGCACGGGGAGATGAATATCTTTTCCCTCTATTTAAGTATCTTGCCGGAAAAGGTACAAAACTGGAAGCATGGAGAGAATTCTTCAGGCCAGAGTTATACGACGAATGGTTCAGGAATGAGGGCATGGAGAAGGGGCGGTATCTGGGCAGGAGGCCTCTAGGTGAACAGTTGCCCTGGTCTTTTATCGAAATGGGGGTCAAAGAGGAGTTTCTTCTCAGGGAGGCTGAGAAGGCAGATGTGGCTCGGACAACCCAGGACTGTTACGAAGAATGTGCCATGTGCGGCATGGGCTGCGGGGAGTTCCGTTCAATGAGGAATAAAGAAGCGCACGATGTAATTATCCCATCCTTTGAGACTGAAGCCCAGGACCAGGTGTACCGCCTGGAACGCGGTGAGCCGATCTCCTACAGGTTCACGTTCAGATATGGGAAATACGGGGATGCGCGCTACATAGGGCATCTCGACACTATGGGAATCCTGCTCAGGGCCTTCAGGTCGGCTGGCATTCACATAAAAATGCACCGTAAATACCACCCCATGCCGAAGATTTCCATGTCCGAAGCCCTTCCTATGGGTATGGAGAGCATGTGTGAATTGATTGAGCTTGAAAGTGACGGTGTAATTTTTCCGAGCGAAACCCTGATCAGGGGAATTAACGGAAGGCTGCCGAGAGGCATAAGAATATTGGAGTGGGGTTCAGGCCGGCTGCAGAACATGGCTCGGGAATGTATATATCTGCTCATTTCGGATAAACCCGTTGATATGGAGGAATCCCAATGGAAGGTCAGGGGGGCGAGGTATTTTTATCTTTCGAAGGAAAGAAAGGGTATAAGGGATTTGTGGAAGAACGGGGTATTTGCGCGCATTATTAAGATGGAGGCGAAAAGGATCAATGGCATCGGAACTGATAATTAA
- a CDS encoding ribose-phosphate pyrophosphokinase — MDKLKIFTGNANAPLAEKICKFLGVPLGEANVSKFSDGEIQVEINESVRGMDTFVVQPTCPPVSHNLMELLIMIDALKRASAGRITAVIPYYGYARQDRKVVPRTSISARLVANLIATAGISRILAMDLHAGQIQGFFDIPVDHLLALPVLLEYVKKIEGEIVIVSPDAGGVERAREMGKRLNASLAIIDKQRERANHSKVMHVIGDVKNKVAIILDDMMDTGGTIVKAAIEILENGASAVYACCTHPVLSGTAVTNIEKSPLKELVVTNTIPLSAAGKRLKKIKVLDVSPILGETIKRIHSNESVSSLFI, encoded by the coding sequence GTGGACAAGCTCAAAATATTTACGGGTAATGCGAATGCACCGCTTGCGGAGAAAATATGTAAATTCCTGGGGGTGCCGCTGGGAGAGGCTAACGTCAGCAAGTTTAGCGACGGAGAGATCCAGGTGGAGATAAATGAGAGCGTAAGGGGTATGGATACCTTTGTAGTACAGCCCACATGTCCTCCTGTGAGTCATAACCTTATGGAATTACTGATAATGATTGATGCATTGAAGAGGGCCTCAGCAGGCAGAATAACGGCGGTTATACCCTATTACGGATATGCGAGACAAGATCGAAAAGTAGTTCCCAGGACCTCCATATCAGCGAGGCTCGTGGCGAACCTCATCGCAACGGCCGGTATCTCCAGAATTCTTGCTATGGACCTTCATGCGGGCCAGATTCAAGGTTTTTTTGATATTCCTGTGGACCACCTGCTGGCTCTTCCGGTATTATTAGAATATGTGAAGAAGATTGAAGGTGAGATAGTGATTGTCTCTCCTGATGCGGGAGGCGTTGAGCGGGCGAGGGAAATGGGTAAGCGGTTGAATGCCTCTCTCGCAATAATTGACAAACAGAGAGAGAGGGCGAACCATTCAAAGGTAATGCATGTCATCGGTGATGTAAAAAACAAGGTTGCCATAATCCTTGATGATATGATGGATACAGGGGGAACCATTGTCAAGGCGGCGATAGAGATATTGGAGAACGGCGCCTCCGCAGTCTATGCCTGCTGTACCCATCCGGTCCTTTCGGGGACTGCGGTGACAAATATTGAGAAGTCCCCCCTGAAAGAGTTGGTAGTCACAAATACCATACCACTTTCAGCGGCAGGCAAGAGACTGAAGAAGATAAAGGTGCTTGATGTTTCTCCCATATTGGGAGAAACAATCAAAAGAATACACAGCAATGAATCGGTAAGTTCATTGTTTATATAG
- the ispE gene encoding 4-(cytidine 5'-diphospho)-2-C-methyl-D-erythritol kinase, whose translation MKLSCASPAKVNLMLKVLSKREDGYHNLFSVVDVISLYDILHIKEEPSGKVIVKDDRGLLPEGEQNTVFRAATLLRKQYGITRGVKIFIEKNIPIGSGLGGPSSNAATTLKALNMMWELQINDDVLMGLGAEIGADVPLFIHGGSCLMEGIGERITPVSLPRLWYLVVYPDTILSTAEVYKRLKIVLTKGENDIKLTGNLATAYDVSRILENDLEKVGTLICPTIKNVKARLMDSGSVGALMSGSGSSVFGIFENEEKARNALKSLEGMGSLFVTHSI comes from the coding sequence ATGAAGCTGAGTTGCGCATCGCCTGCCAAGGTGAATCTCATGCTCAAGGTACTCTCAAAGAGAGAGGATGGCTATCACAATCTGTTCAGCGTGGTAGATGTCATATCTCTTTATGATATTCTCCACATCAAGGAAGAACCATCAGGGAAAGTCATAGTAAAAGATGACAGGGGACTGCTCCCCGAGGGAGAGCAGAATACTGTCTTTCGGGCTGCTACACTCCTCAGGAAGCAGTATGGCATTACGCGGGGGGTCAAAATATTTATTGAGAAAAACATCCCCATAGGTAGCGGTCTGGGCGGACCAAGCAGTAACGCGGCAACGACGCTGAAGGCTCTAAATATGATGTGGGAACTGCAAATAAACGATGATGTACTCATGGGGCTTGGCGCCGAAATAGGCGCGGACGTACCGCTGTTCATACACGGTGGATCGTGTCTTATGGAAGGGATAGGGGAGAGGATAACGCCGGTTTCACTGCCACGCCTCTGGTATCTGGTCGTTTATCCGGACACGATTCTTTCGACTGCCGAGGTCTACAAACGACTAAAAATCGTGTTGACAAAAGGGGAAAATGATATTAAATTGACTGGAAATCTGGCTACCGCTTACGACGTTTCACGGATTTTGGAGAATGACCTGGAAAAAGTCGGAACGCTCATATGCCCTACAATCAAGAATGTAAAAGCGAGGCTGATGGATTCCGGTTCCGTTGGTGCATTGATGAGCGGAAGCGGTTCTTCGGTCTTTGGGATTTTTGAGAACGAAGAGAAAGCAAGGAATGCGTTGAAATCATTGGAGGGTATGGGCAGCCTATTTGTGACTCACAGCATATAG
- a CDS encoding TIGR00730 family Rossman fold protein, with amino-acid sequence MEKQYIIDDITVRDTWRMFRIMAEFVEGFESMGEIQPAISFFGSARCKEGDLLYTRTYDLAKLVAKSGFNVITGGGGGVMEAANKAATEEGVKSVGLNIELPFEQKPNPYANVKLSFRHFFIRKVMFVKYAMAYIVMPGGFGTLDECFEALTLIQTKKIKPFPVILVDSSYWNKIVDWMEDQLLEQKLISKEDLYMFKVMDDPQEIIEYVKRFVIL; translated from the coding sequence ATGGAAAAACAGTATATTATCGATGATATTACGGTAAGAGATACATGGCGGATGTTTCGCATAATGGCGGAATTTGTGGAAGGTTTTGAAAGTATGGGAGAAATACAGCCGGCAATCAGTTTTTTCGGAAGCGCCCGGTGCAAAGAAGGCGATCTCCTCTATACAAGAACATACGATCTTGCGAAACTGGTGGCAAAAAGTGGCTTCAATGTTATCACCGGCGGCGGCGGCGGAGTCATGGAGGCAGCCAATAAAGCGGCCACCGAAGAAGGGGTAAAATCGGTGGGACTTAACATTGAACTGCCCTTCGAACAGAAACCGAATCCTTACGCAAACGTAAAACTTTCCTTCAGACACTTCTTTATAAGAAAGGTAATGTTCGTGAAATATGCCATGGCATATATTGTCATGCCCGGCGGGTTCGGCACCTTGGATGAATGCTTTGAGGCGCTGACACTAATCCAGACAAAAAAGATAAAACCATTCCCTGTGATTCTCGTGGACTCATCTTATTGGAACAAAATTGTTGACTGGATGGAAGACCAATTGCTTGAGCAAAAGCTAATCTCAAAGGAAGATCTGTATATGTTCAAGGTCATGGATGACCCACAGGAAATTATAGAATATGTGAAAAGATTTGTAATTCTCTGA
- a CDS encoding phosphomannomutase/phosphoglucomutase, producing MNTQIFREYDIRGTVDPDLNDEVVRNIGRAFGTYIQERDKKTVSIARDCRLSSEHLRDVIVSGMLESGLNIIDLGVLPTGLFYFSLFNMDVDGGIMITGSHNPGDQNGFKVAFGKLTIFGSEIQYLRTIIEKERFYHGEGSYKAYKGLVDDYYRFLRTNIKLQRDFKVVLDAGNGTAGVIATPIMKEMGQHVTELFCEMDGHFPNHHPDPTVEKNLEVLRRTVVETKADVGIGYDGDGDRIGVIDNEGNIIWGDYLMVIFARDILKEHTGAHFVSEVKCSTNLFDEVERSGGVPVMWKAGHSLIKQKMKETGALLGGEMSGHVFFADKFFGYDDAIYASLRLLEIMGKDGRPLSEFLKDLPKTYSTPEIRIDCPDELKFGVVERLTDYYKKTHQVIDIDGVRVIFEDCWGLVRPSNTGPILVLRFEARTLESLERIQKTVTDDLARIMNKR from the coding sequence ATGAACACCCAGATTTTTCGAGAATACGATATCAGGGGTACGGTTGACCCTGATTTAAACGATGAAGTGGTGAGGAATATTGGAAGGGCTTTTGGTACGTACATACAGGAGCGTGACAAAAAAACCGTCTCCATTGCCAGGGATTGCAGACTGAGTTCCGAGCATCTCCGAGACGTGATTGTCTCGGGTATGTTGGAGAGCGGTCTTAATATCATTGACCTGGGGGTGCTTCCCACGGGTCTCTTCTACTTTTCCCTCTTCAATATGGACGTTGATGGCGGGATCATGATTACTGGCAGTCATAATCCGGGGGATCAAAACGGATTCAAGGTGGCTTTCGGCAAATTGACAATTTTTGGAAGCGAGATACAATATCTCAGAACCATCATTGAGAAGGAGAGATTTTACCATGGAGAAGGTTCGTACAAAGCATACAAAGGGCTGGTGGACGATTACTATAGATTCCTCAGAACGAATATAAAGCTGCAGAGGGACTTTAAGGTCGTTCTTGACGCGGGAAACGGCACAGCAGGCGTCATCGCCACACCGATTATGAAGGAGATGGGCCAGCATGTCACGGAGCTTTTTTGTGAAATGGACGGCCATTTCCCTAACCACCACCCGGACCCAACAGTTGAAAAGAACCTGGAGGTTTTGAGGAGGACGGTTGTTGAAACAAAGGCGGATGTGGGCATAGGGTACGACGGTGACGGGGACAGAATCGGGGTTATCGATAACGAGGGGAACATTATCTGGGGTGATTACCTGATGGTGATTTTCGCAAGGGATATTTTGAAGGAGCATACGGGGGCACATTTTGTCTCTGAAGTGAAGTGTTCAACGAATCTCTTTGACGAAGTGGAGCGTAGCGGAGGTGTACCGGTCATGTGGAAGGCGGGTCACTCTCTCATAAAACAGAAAATGAAGGAGACAGGGGCGCTCCTCGGGGGCGAGATGAGCGGTCATGTATTTTTTGCCGACAAGTTCTTTGGGTACGATGACGCTATATATGCCTCACTGAGGCTGCTTGAGATAATGGGAAAAGATGGGAGACCGCTTTCCGAGTTTCTTAAGGACCTACCGAAAACATATTCTACCCCGGAGATACGGATTGATTGTCCGGACGAGCTTAAATTCGGAGTGGTGGAAAGGCTCACAGATTATTATAAAAAGACGCACCAGGTGATCGATATAGATGGGGTGAGGGTCATTTTCGAAGACTGCTGGGGGCTGGTCCGGCCTTCCAATACGGGCCCGATCCTGGTTCTCAGGTTTGAAGCAAGGACCCTTGAATCGTTGGAGAGGATACAAAAGACAGTGACGGATGATCTTGCCCGGATTATGAATAAACGTTGA
- a CDS encoding 50S ribosomal protein L25 yields MDQALIKAEKRIDTGKSVARKLRNEGKIPAVIYGKDVDPLSIAVSAREWSVLGRHMKRNAILDMELTIAGKAEHRPVMIKEIQREFVGDKVLHIDFLQVSMTRTIEVEIPVHLKGEAKGMLNDGIVEQHLRTIRIECLPTQIPEALEIDVSDLDIGDSFHVSQVSLSGIKVLEGGDVAIVTVAHGGVEEKVVGAPEAETEEKE; encoded by the coding sequence ATGGACCAAGCCCTCATAAAGGCGGAAAAAAGAATTGATACAGGAAAGTCCGTAGCTCGGAAACTCAGAAATGAGGGGAAGATCCCGGCCGTTATTTACGGCAAAGATGTAGATCCTCTTTCCATTGCCGTTTCGGCAAGAGAGTGGAGCGTGCTCGGCAGACATATGAAGAGAAACGCGATTCTCGATATGGAACTCACCATTGCAGGAAAAGCTGAGCATCGACCCGTAATGATCAAAGAGATTCAGAGAGAGTTTGTGGGAGACAAAGTGCTTCATATAGATTTCCTGCAGGTGTCCATGACCAGGACGATTGAGGTGGAAATCCCCGTTCATCTGAAAGGTGAAGCCAAAGGCATGTTGAATGACGGCATCGTTGAACAGCATCTCAGGACCATCAGGATTGAGTGCCTGCCGACCCAGATCCCGGAAGCGCTGGAGATTGATGTGAGCGACCTCGACATCGGCGATTCCTTCCACGTAAGCCAGGTTTCCCTGTCAGGGATTAAAGTGCTGGAAGGGGGAGATGTGGCGATCGTAACCGTCGCTCATGGAGGGGTTGAAGAGAAAGTGGTGGGGGCGCCTGAGGCGGAGACTGAAGAGAAGGAGTAA